A stretch of Gemmobacter fulvus DNA encodes these proteins:
- the xdhA gene encoding xanthine dehydrogenase small subunit: protein MSEIAFLLNGTPVRVQGGSPTRTLLDFLREDQGLCGTKEGCNEGDCGACTVMVTDARGPRALNACILFLPQLQGKAVRTVEGISGPDGALHPVQQAMIDHHGSQCGFCTPGFITSMAVAHLQGRADHDVTLAGNLCRCTGYAPIIRAAEAAATAPVPTWMTTDAAFTLAEISPEGSGEAGSLPGAVRPQTADELADWYAAHPEATLIAGATDVGLWVTKELRSLTEVAFLNGITDLQNLTTEGDTIRIGAGVTLTDLRAGLAGPHPQFAAMLSRYASEQVRNAATIGGNIANGSPIGDGPPALIALGAVLHLRKGATRRSLPLEDFFLDYRKQDRQPGEFVEAVTIPATAPGLRCYKLSKRFDQDISAVLGCFNLSVEQEVITSARIAFGGMAGIPKRARAMEAALIGQPFGLAAFAAAKAACAQDFTPLSDMRASAAYRLEAAGNLALRYFHDLSGTAASVLEVRA, encoded by the coding sequence ATGTCCGAGATCGCGTTTCTGCTGAATGGAACGCCGGTGCGTGTACAAGGGGGCTCCCCGACACGCACTCTTCTGGATTTCCTGCGCGAAGATCAGGGTCTGTGCGGCACCAAAGAGGGCTGCAACGAAGGCGATTGCGGCGCTTGCACCGTGATGGTCACCGATGCCCGGGGGCCACGCGCGCTGAATGCCTGCATCCTGTTCCTGCCGCAATTGCAGGGCAAGGCGGTGCGCACGGTCGAAGGGATCAGTGGCCCGGATGGGGCCCTGCATCCGGTGCAACAGGCGATGATCGACCATCACGGCAGCCAATGCGGCTTCTGCACCCCGGGGTTCATCACCTCGATGGCGGTGGCGCATCTGCAAGGCCGCGCCGACCATGATGTGACGCTCGCAGGCAATCTCTGCCGCTGCACCGGCTATGCCCCGATCATCCGCGCCGCCGAAGCCGCCGCCACGGCCCCGGTGCCGACGTGGATGACCACCGATGCGGCTTTCACATTGGCAGAAATATCCCCGGAGGGGTCCGGGGAGGCAGGCAGCCTCCCCGGCGCTGTCCGCCCGCAGACCGCCGACGAGCTGGCCGACTGGTATGCCGCCCACCCCGAGGCCACGCTGATTGCAGGCGCAACCGATGTCGGGCTCTGGGTCACGAAAGAGCTGCGCAGCCTGACCGAGGTGGCGTTTCTGAATGGCATAACCGATCTGCAAAACCTCACCACCGAAGGCGACACGATCCGCATCGGGGCCGGTGTCACGCTCACCGATCTGCGCGCAGGCTTGGCCGGGCCGCATCCGCAATTTGCGGCGATGCTGAGCCGTTATGCCTCGGAACAGGTGCGCAATGCGGCGACGATCGGCGGCAATATTGCCAATGGCTCGCCCATCGGTGACGGCCCGCCTGCGCTGATCGCGCTGGGGGCGGTGCTGCATCTGCGCAAGGGGGCCACCCGGCGCAGCCTGCCGCTGGAGGATTTTTTCCTTGATTACCGCAAGCAGGATCGCCAGCCCGGCGAATTTGTCGAGGCGGTGACGATCCCGGCCACCGCCCCCGGTCTGCGCTGTTACAAACTGTCCAAACGCTTCGATCAGGATATTTCTGCCGTGCTGGGCTGTTTCAATCTGAGCGTGGAACAGGAGGTGATCACCTCGGCCCGCATCGCCTTTGGCGGCATGGCGGGCATCCCCAAACGTGCCCGCGCGATGGAGGCGGCGCTGATCGGCCAGCCCTTTGGCCTTGCCGCCTTCGCGGCGGCGAAAGCCGCCTGCGCACAGGATTTCACGCCACTGTCCGATATGCGCGCCTCGGCAGCCTATCGGCTGGAGGCTGCGGGCAATCTGGCGCTGCGCTATTTCCATGATCTGAGCGGCACTGCCGCCTCTGTGCTGGAGGTGCGGGCATGA